In Tribolium castaneum strain GA2 chromosome 4, icTriCast1.1, whole genome shotgun sequence, one DNA window encodes the following:
- the LOC656578 gene encoding metaxin-1 has translation MDKPASLYVIEGDYGLVSLDVGCIESIFYARLKKLPVEIKLQNGVKSCALYSAPSLRCGNVTVTQFPKIHQHWKSLHGDLDHSLSAKDSSETLALINLVTMKLNPVLEFLYWVDQRNNEEFISRWFMSALPFPFNYSYTKRKKSEALQLIETLYPLDSDMEVVKEFVTKTATTCLSTLSTRLGKAKFFYGDCPMTVDVVVYAHLAPLVKLPFPTNDIPALLSMWPNLTEFVKRIDAKYFPDVKREVKYLQTESNNRQSDDDVSYLSVFILVVSATSLVVGFAVKKGFIKLSNFF, from the coding sequence ATGGATAAACCGGCGAGTCTTTACGTAATCGAGGGCGATTATGGCCTGGTTTCGCTCGACGTCGGTTGCATCGAGTCGATTTTCTACGCCCGGCTCAAGAAACTCCCCGTTGAAATAAAGCTGCAAAACGGCGTAAAATCATGTGCTTTGTACAGTGCGCCCAGTCTGCGGTGCGGCAACGTCACGGTGACCCAGTTCCCGAAAATCCACCAGCACTGGAAGAGCCTCCACGGCGACCTGGACCACAGCCTCTCTGCCAAAGATTCCAGCGAAACGCTCGCGCTAATAAATCTAGTCACGATGAAACTAAACCCGGTTCTGGAATTCCTCTACTGGGTGGACCAGAGAAATAACGAGGAGTTCATCAGTCGGTGGTTCATGAGCGCGCTTCCTTTCCCCTTCAATTACTCGTACACCAAGCGCAAAAAAAGCGAGGCCTTGCAGCTGATCGAGACCTTGTACCCCCTGGACAGCGACATGGAGGTGGTCAAGGAGTTCGTCACCAAAACGGCCACCACGTGTTTGTCAACCCTGTCCACGCGGTTGGGCAAAGCCAAGTTTTTCTACGGGGATTGTCCCATGACGGTGGACGTTGTGGTGTACGCACATTTAGCCCCCCTTGTCAAATTGCCCTTCCCTACCAATGATATTCCAGCCTTGCTGTCCATGTGGCCGAATCTGACCGAGTTTGTTAAAAGAATAGACGCGAAATATTTTCCCGATGTTAAAAGGGAAGTCAAATATTTGCAAACTGAGAGCAATAATCGGCAAAGTGATGATGATGTTTCCTATCTTTCCGTTTTTATCCTAGTTGTGAGTGCGACGTCGCTTGTCGTGGGGTTTGCGGTGAAAAAGGGGTTCAtcaaattgtcaaattttttttag